From Vigna angularis cultivar LongXiaoDou No.4 chromosome 11, ASM1680809v1, whole genome shotgun sequence:
CGGAATTTCCAAGGGTTTTGTAGAAACCGCCGGAATTAGTTGGTGTTTTattaaaaccgccggaaatagcGGGGCTACTCAAAAACCGCCGGAACTAGCTGGGGTTATCTTAAAACCGCCCCTATTTTTGATGGTTTTGTTTACCGGGGTTTTAAAACCGCCGGGAATTTgtatagttcatttttttttattgtaataaaattatattataataaaaatgattttattgacaaaacaaacaataaattaatatgaactaaaatttaataatattgcataaaataaactacattgttcaacctaatatcattcatataactaattgttcatacataaaaattaaaaagaaaccGGTTCATTATGTTCAATACTAAAAGTATGACTCATAAAAGTATTcaataacaatatctaatatttttcttcattacatCTATTGTTTGGCCCACTCTCTTGAtcagatacctacaatataagATAATAGTTAgtcgataatatatttaataaaaaaatcatacaaataaatttaacaattaaaaaaatcatatgtgCAACATACTCCTAGTGTTTACATGATCATATAAAACACCATTTCAGGTCCACATGTATCCCCTTCATCACCCTTCAGTGTATCTTTTCAATCTTTCAATTAGTTTCCAGTCTCATGTATGACATTCAATTAATCgagaaatcattttatttttgaacaGAGGTGAAatggattaattttttaacttcgTAATAAtgacttcttttattttattcaatagaATTTAGAAGCAATAATTTGGGGATGACCTGCTTCTTATTATATCTTTTCtactatataatataaaataataatcagttttacaaatttgtatttgataatttaaaattaaaaacatgtatatataatataatttgtaaagAGGGTATTGCTACTGTTTTTATCAGTGAACAGTAGTATTATCCAGTATAATATAATCAGATTATATCCCAGTTCTGAGTTGGATTAAATTTTgagattatttataatttcaaagaCTGAATTCAcattataacttatatttttaattccctttctttttatttatctatttaattttttatcttgttaGATTATTTCTTACCCTGCTTTCTTAAGACATTAATTCTAAGGTGATTTAAGAGGAAGTGGCTATGTGTTGAGTGTGTCCCACACTAATCTTATATTTTGCTATATCACATAATGATAAATAACCTTTTTATCATCACGTCAATGATATTTTcatagctatatatatatatatatatatattcaacaaaTGAAACACTGATATAAATActgtaaatttaattatatcagTTGTGTCAAATTATATGTACAGTACACACATGCATTTCTAAGATCAAGAATATGGTTGACATTTGCAGGAACAACTTGAACAAGAAATAGATAAGGATATTCTTACTAGAAGCTGTAGTCTCACCAAGAATATCCTTGAATTGGTGTGAATCAAGTTTAGGACCTGAACAAAGCATTGAATAGAATAACCTGTAAAGGGAGGGAAGTTTACCAGATATCAAGCTAGAATCCTTTATCTGACAAAAACGTTCTTGCTATCACAATGTCTCTACctattaattatattagaaaaataattacaaatttgacACTTcatattgttttcttaaaaaaatatttttcatatattttattactgtTTTTTGTGTTGCCAATTAATATCCTAAATTAGTAGTTAaagagttaaaaatatataatgaaaatatgaCGAGTTgatgatattaaataattaaaggaaaaatatattgataaaatataaataatacgGGAATGAATCAGATaataaagttgtttttattaaagatagaaaagataggAGAAACGTCTAATTACAGGAATTAACCGATAGTAGCTTACGAACTTGAATCACTACAGCTATAAAATCACAAGGTTCCTTTCATCAATTCCTAAATGGAACAAACTTCATTATGATCAGAAGCCACAAGGTCCCAAGCAACTTCCATCCACTACTTTTTGCCATGCAAATTTTGtccttgttcattttatttattttcggAACACAGCCCAAGATGTTGAAGATAATGCTCTAAATACTTGCAATAAgaatttagttaaataaaatatcaccaAAATATCAGAAAagatgaatttaattaaaaactataaaaccaaaaccaacggagaatatttaaataaaatacctCTTCATCTGAATCACTAGTACTTGAGGTCTTAACAGGCTGCTTAGACACAGGCATTGACTTGGCATTGGAAACCTTTTTGGCAGCCTTCTTCTGGAAACACAGAGACATTGGGTTTGTTTAAGTTCAATATCTGATTTACTTGAtaaaaacaatcacaaacaactAATCATTTGACTTCCAGAACATGAACCAAAAAGCactattaaaagataaataaaattagtaaatttacATTGTCTTCATCAAAGCTGCTATCATCAGAATCAAAACTATCAACTTTCTTCTTTGACACAGCAGGCTTTGACACAGTAGTTGCAGAGGGCTTGACATCCTgtatattaacaattataagAACAGAACATAACGCccaataacaaatttataagaGTAAAATAAGCTCAGTTATCAATTGCATCCAATCACCCACAACTTACATCGTCTTCATCAGAGTCTTCACTTGAATCATCGTCTGATGAAGCAGGCAGCTTTGTAGTTgcagatattttctttttctaatattatcAAGCAAGTAAACCACGagacaaaaaatagaaaattattgcACAATGTTCCCACATATATTGGCGAAATAAAGATTGTCCAAACAGAAACACATTGAACAATCTACTtgatataatttcttattttaattccaGATAAAATATACAACAATTTGGTGATGTCCCACTGAGTATAAAACTTACATCGTCCTCATCAGAGCTGCTATCAGAATCAGAATCAGAACTTCCACTTGGCTGAGTTTTCTTGTTAGAAGAAGTTATATTCTTTGTTGCAGCAGGGACCGCCTTAGTTTTTGGAACCTTAAAACAATATGGAAAAAAGAGGAACCGTAAATAtttcaacaaacaaaaatccCAAATACTGAGTTGGTTTTCTCCAGTTGAGACATGATGAAACGTGTTACTCACATCATCCTCGTCAGAGGATGCCTCAGATAAATCAG
This genomic window contains:
- the LOC128194676 gene encoding nucleolin 2-like; this encodes MDDDSESDEESESDEEIPKPAAKNGSITASAKKGKPAAAASSSDLSEASSDEDDVPKTKAVPAATKNITSSNKKTQPSGSSDSDSDSSSDEDDKKKISATTKLPASSDDDSSEDSDEDDDVKPSATTVSKPAVSKKKVDSFDSDDSSFDEDNKKAAKKVSNAKSMPVSKQPVKTSSTSDSDEEVILFNALFRS